The Treponema sp. Marseille-Q3903 genomic interval TGACAAAGGCGCCCGGATGGATTTCGATCTTTCTTGCAGCGGTTATTCCCAGTCTGTTCTTAATTGCAACCGGGCATATTCCCATTGCGCCGTTGGTTGCTGTACCGGCAGGTCTCATCGCCGTATTGTTGGCAAAAAAAGGGCAATACAAAAGCTTTAAGTGGAACGCAATCAGCCATACGATTTTTTCACTCAATCTATTCGGAGGATTCCTTCCTATTTGGGTTATGCGGGAGTATTTTTTTCAGCATACGCTTGAAGGCGGCATGAGCAAAGCGTTTTGTGATACGGTGCGATCGCTTACTCCATGGTGGGTACTTCCGGTTATGATGATTGCAACGGCGCTCTGTTCGCTGCTCGGCTCTTTGTTTACAAAAAAAGTATTGCATAAACGTTTGGAAAAAGCAGGCATTGTATGAAGCAGGTAGCGGGCGGAATATATAAAACAAAACAGCAGAATAACGGATTAGTGTTTGATCCCAGAACTAAATTGATATTACTGATTGAGTTTGATATTCTGATGTTTTTAGGCCGCTCGCTATTCTATGAAATGGGGGTGTTCTTGCTGTGTTCCCTCATTCTTGCGGTCGGAGGACACCGGAGAAACGCAATCAAGTGTATCGGCATCTTTGCAGTCTGCGCCGCTATTGAACAACTGATACACCCCTATATGTCTCATTTTTTGATTTCGCTGGTTTACTTTGCCGTTGCGCTTATACGCAAAGTTTTACCGATTTTTATTTTAACAAAGTGGTCTGTTGAAACAACAAAGGTGAGCGCTTTTGTAGCTGCACTGTGGAAGATGCGCCTTCCAAAAAATATGATTATAACCGGCTCCGTAATTTTTCGCTGCTTTCCTACCATTCGGGAAGAATGGACTGCAATTCAATCCGCGATGCGTATGCGGGGAATTGAATGTAATGCGCGGAGTCTTTTATTCAAACCGTCGGAAACGATTACGTATATATTGATTCCCCTTTTTATTTCAATCTTGAACATCAGCGATGAACTGGCAGCCGCAGCACTATGCAGAGGGCTTGATAATCCGGGCACACATACCTGTATGACGGAGATAGGTTTCAAGCGGCAAGACGTAGCGCTTTTGATTCTTGTTACAGGTATTTTTGCCGGTGTGTGCATTGTTAGAATACTGGGAGTGAGGCTATGATCCATATCCAAAATGTTTCTTTTACGTATGAACAAGCGGATACGCCAAGCCTCAAAAACATCAACCTTTCTGTTAAAACAGGCGAATGCGTCTTGCTCTGCGGAAAAAGCGGGTGCGGAAAAACCTCGCTGATACGGCTCCTCTGCGGTATGCTGCCTGACTTTTATAACGGAGTTTTTACAGGCAGTGTGTCGGTGAAAGGAATTGATCCCGTTACCGCACCGATGTATGAGATTGCAAAAACGGTCGGTACCGTTTTTCAAAATCCGCGTACACAGTTTTACACCGTTAATACGACAAGTGAAATTGCATTCGGATGTGAAAATTTCGGAATGGAGCCGAAACTCATTCGAGATAGAGTATATGAAACCGCCGATGCGCTGCATATAAACGCGCTCCTTGATCGAAACATTTTTCAACTTTCAGGCGGAGAAAAACAAAAAATCGCATTTGCAAGTATTTACGCCGTTAATCCCGATATTTACGTCTTGGATGAACCTTCTTCCAATTTGGACAATCACGCTATCAATGAATTGCGATCGATGCTGCAGTTTTTAAAAGCGCACGGAAAAACCATCGTCATCGCGGAACACCGAATCCGGTATCTCAAAGAATTGGCGGATCGTGCGGTATATATGAAAGAAGGACAAATTGAAAAAGAATACACCATGCAGGAATTGGATTCTATGTCGATTTCAGAACGGATGGAAACCGGTATACGGCCGGTTTCATTAGGCGGTTTTTCTTCTATTATAAAAGAGCAGAGCGAAAGCAGCGGAGATATCGGCGGTAATGCATCGATACAAATGAAAGACGTTTGTTTTTCTTATACGAAATATAAGGGACAGTCTTCGCTCACTATACCGGATGCTTGTTTTCCGGCAGGAACCGTCATTGCGGTTACCGGAAACAATGGGGCGGGAAAATCGACATTGGTTTCAGTGATAGGCGGATTATTAAAAAATAAGAAAGGCACTGTTAAGCTAAACGGAAATATTCAATCGGCAAAAGAACGCTTATTCGTGAGCTATATGGTGATGCAGGAAGTAAATCATCAGTTGTTTACGGACAGTGTAAAGGAAGAAATTGTGCTTGGCGTTAAAAATCCGGACGAGGAGGCATTGCATGCCGTTTTGAGCAAGATGGATATAGAACGTTTAATAGACCGCCATCCTATGACGTTATCCGGCGGACAAAAACAACGTGTCGCGATTGCGGCAGCGGTCTTTTGCAAAAAGAAAATTTTGATCTTTGATGAACCGACAAGCGGTCTTGACTTCTTTCACATGATGCAAACGGCAGAACTCATTAAAACGCTGAAAGCCGATGACACCTATATATTTGTCATTACGCATGATTATGAATTGATTGCGGCGGCCTGTGATATCGCCGTTGAAGTGAAAAACGGCCGCATTGAATCGCAATACGTATTAGATATGTCGGGATTTGAGCGATTACAAAACTCTATGTTTTCGTGAGGTGATGAGAAGCCATCGTTGATTTTGAATACGGGGGCGGGACTGTATACGCTGCTTTGCTTGGTGTTATCATTTATTAAAAGATACGACGCGGTGTTGTATGCATGATTTACAATCAGGTTCGGCTCAAGTCCGCGAAAATGATATTGTATGTCGGGCAAGAACAACAAGCTCATACCGAGCGTATCGACAAGCATATCTTTGCCGCCTTGAATAGTAAAAAAGCGGACGTTCATTTTACTAATTTTCTTTGAGATTATTGTAGTTTGTATTTTCTCAAATTTAGTACATAACAGATAGTTCCGTTGCATTGTGTATATCGACTGTCAGCGGATCTGGTAAAACGATACATTAAATTATACTTGTTTTTTCAAGTTTTATATCCTATCTCTGCATCTCTTTATTTTCTGTTTTTCTGCGGATATTTCTCAGCCAAAATCCTATGCCAAGATACATGAACATAGATAGCACTCCTGCAGATAAAGAGAAAACGAGCGCTGTTTGCGCGTGGATAACTACCGCACCCGATAGCAACAAAGGATTGATGTAGGCATCTTCCATTGTGTGCATAATAACCGCAGGCCATACACTTTTGGTGATTCTAAACATTTCAACATACATCACAATCCAACTCAGACAAACCAGAAATCCCCAAACAAAAAAGAAGGATCTGCTTACCGAGAATCCCATGTAGTCGTTTATTTCCTTTTGAGTAAGAAAGTACAAAACGTACGGCAAATGCCACATCCACCAAATAATACCGCTCACAATATAGAGTGTGTAATCTTTCAGTTTTAGTTTTAAAAGCTGATTTGTCAGATACGCACGCCATAAAGATTCTTCAAAAAAGTTTTTAATAAACTGAATGATTATTTGGCTGCCAAGAGTAGTCAATAAAACAGCACTATTCATCTTGCCGAGACTTATACCGTTAAAAAGTAAGCCGGTCAATATTATCAACGTTGCTACTACCGGATATATCAAAAATGAGACAAGATACATTGTTCGATGTTTTTTTATATTCAGATGATAACCGTGTTCCTTCCATGTATCACCGCAAAATGACCGTAAAATAATCACTAAAAATAAGGGACTGATAAGCCATATTCCCATTCCTGCCGTACCGGTATCGCCCATACCTGCATTCGTATAATCGGCATGTCCCATCATCCTATCGATAAAATATCCTACAAAGCCTATTACTGATATAAAAACAATAAATATCAAAAGATTTCTTTTTATTGTACGTGTATTTTCCATTAGATCATCTCCTATCTTAAAATAAACCTGCATTTATTTTCTTTTGCAATTCTTTGAACCATTTAATATGAAACTGTACCAAATCCGCCCCATGTTGTGCCGTCAACATTTCGTACTTATGTATGTCGGAAAAACTTTGGGCGATATTTTTGCTTTTTCCCGCACGCAACAACGCTGCGGCATAATCAGGATTATCGGCATAGTAATCAAGCAATTCTTTTTTGTTTGCTTCAATATCCTTGTTTACATCCAGTATTTGTTTTAGATATGTAAGTTCGCTTTCCAAATTTTTTATGACAGCGGAAATGAGTTCAACACGTTTATCGTTCGGTAAGATACCCATAAACAAAAGCTTCCCGAGTTCGGTATTTTTTCCTTGCGACATATCCATCGGGTTTTGCAGCCACATTAAAAATTCCTTCCTGCCGTTTTCTTTTATATGGTAATATTTTTTTTCCACATTCTTTTCTTTTACGGCAGTGTACGTAATAAGTCCGTTCGACAGTAGGTTTTTCAGAGCTGCTTGAATGCTCCCCATACTATCGCTGCACATAGAGCTGAAATTTTCGGCTATTATCGCTTTTAATTGATAAACCGTCATTTCCTTTAACATCAGTAAGCCGAGCAAAAAATATTTCATATACTTCATCTTCCCTGTTTACAGCATTACTATTAGATATATCTAATAGTAATAGTTTGGATGATAAATGTCAATAGCCGAAATAGAGGGATGTACTGTTTTTGTATCCGATCCGGAAGTGAATGTGCAATTCTGGTGTGTCTGTTTGGCGGAAAATGCAAGGGAGTATCAAGCGCTGTTTAAGGCGAAAAGAACTATAAAGGTGTAACTAAATGCCTCCGTTTATACTATACGGCAGACTGCATGAAAAATCAAGCAAAGTTCATGTTAAATCAATGTATTTTTCATACGATCCCCACACACTCATAGGGAGCCCCAATGACCTGCCGGCATTCAAGACTTCTCTGTATCCAACCACCCATTCGCTGTATCCTTTTTTCATGTGGTTGATTATCATATCCAATGTGTTTTGTTCGGAAAACATTTTTTGCAATATACGGGCAATTAAAAAAACCGGAAGATTAAATAAATATGCCGGAAATATTCGATACGTTCTTACTCCCAGTAATCTGCACACCTGTATTCCTTCTCTAAAAGCAAGCACCATTTTCTTAATTGCATTGAGATTTGTAATAACATTTTCAAAACTACCGTATTCTGCAATCACACCGGCTGTAATTGCTTGCTGCAAATAATGAACTCTCAACCACTCAAAGATATTTTTATCAACCGTTATGTTTATACTGGAATTTTGTAATAATGATGAGAAATGCGGCAAGTAAATCGATGAACCGCCTAAACGGGTTGCTTCATCAAATATGATAATGTGTAAGCCTTTTTCGTCTCTTCCGCCGCCTATTGATGAAGGGAATGCAATAAGATAATCGTCTTGAGAAAGGTAGGGGGCGATTTCGTTTTTTAGATTCCAGTTATTTTGCATAAATACAAAATACTTTGTCTTATTTTTCAATTCTTTTAAATGCGGTAAGACACTACATAATTGAAAACGATTTACGGCAACTATAATAGCGTCGTAGTGATCTTCAATATGGGTAATAATTCTGCGCTCGAATTTCATTGTTTGGTAAACAGTCGATCGTTTTCTTAAATCTTTATAGCTGATTGTAATTTCTTTTTCCGTGTCGGATTTTCCGTAAAAGTCGACTTCGTTATTACAAGACACGAGCCAGCCATATGCCGTGCCTATTGTTCCTGCACCGTAGATTAAGAGTTTCATTTAAAAAGCCTCGTTACATTAATTTTTTTTCTTCTTGATTTTCCGCTCCGGTAATTCATCATACATTGCATTAAACAAGCCCGTTATAAATGCTTTGTCATCAATTTCGTCTACTAAAAGCATTTCTTTTGCGCCTTGATACGGCAATTCTTAGGAAGCGTTCGGCATATACGCAATTGCCGACGGAACCGCTTTTACCAGTAAGCGGTCATCGTAGATACCGCCCACAATTTTATCTCGATAGTAAATGATAAATTCTCCCATCATTGAGCGATAGCGTATGTCTTGCAATTCCGATAACTGTTCCAAAATAAAATCTAAATATGCTTTACTCGATGCCATAAATCCGCCTTGCGTTTTATTTGCGCTGTAGTGTTTACATGTCCTTTCTGAATTCACGATCTATCGTTTCTTTTATATTTGCTTGGAGTGCGGTAATTAGTTTATCCCGTATGGCTATGTCGGGATGCAGTATATACGAATCTTCGTTGTCCGTAAACAGGCGATACGGTTTTATGTGAAAGTTGTTTTATGTGCTGTCAGCTTATAAAATCAAAACTTGATAGAGCTGAAAGGAAATAATTTGAGGCGGATTTCCCCGCCATTTTATTTTAAATTACCGTATCCCCCGAATAATCGCAAATGCCACACCGGATAATATAAGCGCCGTAAGCGTCATTGCAATCAGACCCTTTAAAAATCCCATAAAGTGGAACAGATAATCTTTATTACCTTTGCAGTTTTCGGTTCCCGGAAAAATGAACAGTTTTGCCGAAAGCGTGCAGATCATGAGCCAATCCACGACGAGTAAATCGACGGCGTTCCACATCATCGCCATAACCCACAAATGGCAAAAAATTGTGACGAAAGAAACGTCTTTTGCGCCGTAGGTACAGAAAACCGAAAAGATCGCCGTACCGGCAAGCAGCAAGAAAACGCAAACAAAAAAGGCAATGGCGAGCCTTTTTTGTTTTACATTCGGCTGCAGTATATGGGCACATTCTGTAACGTCTGCAGGATAATCGTGCGCTATTGTCCAGGGGAATTGGTGAACCGAAACCGCCACCATTGCCGCCCACAAGGCAGACCATATAATGCCATGAATAATGGCCGTGTGTATTTGTAAACTCATAATTACTCCTATACTCCGACTATCCTTTAAAGTGCGGGGTAAGTCAAGGGGGCGACAATAACAAGGGGCAGCGATGCGTATTTTCGACGGAGGCAGGAATTCGGCATAAGCCACACGGTTACCATCCTACAACACGCAATCACATAATCGTTGACTTCCTGTATTTTTATGAGGTAAAATGAAATTATGAAACTTATACGTATGACAATGCCGTTGCTTACGGCGACGCTTCTGCTTATATTTTGCAGCAGCTGCTCAAAAAAAGATGAAATTAGACCTCTAACACAAGGCGGCGTTATGAAACTGTCTTGTTCAGCTTTTGCCGACGGTGAAAAGATACCGGTAGAATTTGCAAAGCTCGGCGAGAACCGCATTCCGCCGCTGGAAATTGCAGGAGTCCCGGACGGGACAAAGACTTTGGCGATTATCGTGCACGATCCTGATGCGCCGATGCCGGGTGGATTTTATCACTGGACGTTGTGGAACATTCCGCCGGAAACTACATCAATCGGGACTGGCAATTTGCCCGCAGGTGCGGTTGAAGGCGAAACAAGTTGGGGTACGAGCGGTTACAATGGACCGCAGCCTCCGTTCGGCACTCACCGTTATATTTTCTATCTTTATGCGCTCAACACGGATCTAAACCTTCCTGCCGACAGCAATGTAAAGGAACTGAAAGCTGCGATGAAGGAGCACGTGCTCGAAATAACTTCGCTTACTGGCAAGTTCGCAGCAAAAGATAATCCTTGAGCAAAAAATAAACGCAGTGCACTTTTTACAAAGTAGACGCTGCGTTTATTTTTCACCCATCCTGCCTTATATGCAGGTAACTCCCGAAGTTTTTGCAGCGTTTTTAACAGCTTCTGCAACTGCCTGCGCAACGCGGCGGTCAAACGGGTCTGGAATGACAAATTCTTCGCAAAGCTTGTCGGCGGGAACTAGGGATGCAATTGCATGAGCCGCCGCAATTTTCATTTCAAGGTTTATGCAAGATGCCCGAACGTCCAACGCTCCTCTGAATATTCCAGGGAACGCCAGCAGATTGTTTACTTGGTTTGGAAAGTCTGAGCGCCCTGTGCATATTATGCGAATCCCAGCCTTTTTTGCGTCATCGGGCATGATTTCCGGCAAAGGGTTTGCCATCGCCAAAACGACGGCATCTTTGTTCATTGTGCGAGCCATGTCTTGTGTAAGGCAGCCGGCTGTCGAAACTCCTATGAACACGTCGGCTCCTTTTATTACATCGGAAAGCATTCCTTTTTCTTTTTTTGCATTTGTGATTTCCGCGATTTCCTGTTTATAGGGATTCATGTCTTCCGTGCGTCCGCTGTAAATTGCACCCATCCTGTCGCATAAAATTATATTTTTTGTATTCATGCTTTGCAAAAGGCGCGTGATTGCCATGCCTGCCGCACCTGCGCCGTTTACCACAACTTTGACATTTTCAAAATCTTTTTTTACTATTTTGAAAGCGTTTATAAGTGCGGAAACAACGACTATCGCCGTTCCGTGTTGGTCGTCATGGAAAACCGGAATCGGAAGAGTTTTTTGCAGTTCTCTCTCAATGTCAAAGCATTCCGGCGCTTTTATATCTTCAAGGTTAATGCCTCCGAATCCGTCTGCAATGAGCTGGACAGTCTTGATTACGTCAGCGGAATTTAGAGAATTCACGCATATTGGATATGCATCTACTCCTCCAAACTCCTTGAATAAAATCGCTTTGCCTTCCATCACAGGGAGACCTGCTCCCGCACCGATGTTCCCAAGTCCGAGAACAGCAGTTCCGTTTGTAACTACAGCTACGGCGTTTCCCTTTGATGTGTACGAATAGATTTTGTCCTTATCAGCTTTTATTTCAAGGCAAGGAGCTGCAACTCCCGGCGTATATGCTAAAGTCAAATCCTCTGCAGAATGAAGCGGAACTTTACTTTGTACAGCAATCTTTCCGTGATATTTTTTATGAAAATCAAGAGCTTTTTTATCAATCTCGTTCATTTTACCCTCCCATAAAAACTTTTGCAGGAAATAGCAATTTCCGAAAAAGTTTTTAGCCGTGCGCAAGAGCGCACACGTTCAATAGTCGAGTTTGCAAAATAAAGCGTATCGTATTCATTTGATTTTTATCGAAACGACACGTATACACGTCTTCTGCAAACATCCAGGCAAACTCGAAATAAAAAGTATCGGCGATATTTCAGACGACACTTTTTATCACATCTCCTTATATTCAGGCTGCTTGATGGTACTCCTCATCTGAACTAAATGTCAATGGCAACCTCCGTGATTAGCGGTGCCCTATCAATTCTAAATTTGCATTTGAGTTTGCATTCTCTTTAGCAAATGTTTTGTCATATTGAATCGTAAATTATATTTTGGCTTCTTGATGTTATGTATGGAATCATATAATATGTTTCTATATATAAAAACATAACAGGAGGTTTCTATGTGTAAAAATGAAATTCCGTATAAAATCTACCTTTCTGAAAAAGAACTCCCAATCGCATGGTACAATGTCCGTGCGGAGATGAAGAATAAACCTGCACCGCTTTTGAATCCCGAAACGCATAAACAAATCGGATTGAATGAGCTCTCACAAATTTTTTGTGAAGAGCTTGCAAAGCAAGAATTAAACGATACCGATAAATGGATAGAGATTCCTGAAGATATACGAAAATTCTATAAAATGTTCCGTCCGTCGCCGCTTATACGCGCATATTGCCTTGAAGAACAGCTTGGTACTCCTGCAAAGATTTATTATAAATTTGAAGGCAACAACACCAGCGGCAGCCATAAACTGAATTCTGCGATTGCACAAGCTTATTACGCAAAAAAGCAGGGCTTAAAAGGAGTTACGACAGAAACCGGCGCTGGGCAGTGGGGAACGGCTCTTTCTATGGCTTGTGCATATTTTGGATTAGATTGCCGTGTGTTTATGGTAAAATGTTCTTATGAGCAAAAACCGTTCCGCCGAGAGGTTATGCGCACATACGGCGCAAGCGTGACGCCTTCTCCGTCTGACACGACAAAAGTTGGCCGCAAGATTTTGGAGCGGTTTCCGGGAACTTCGGGAAGTCTTGGGTGTGCAATTTCCGAGGCTGTCGAAGCTGCCCTTTCCGAAGACGGCTATCGTTATGTACTTGGAAGTGTTCTTTCGCAAGTTTTGATTCATCAGACTGTTATTGGTCTTGAAGCAATGACAGCGCTCGATAAATACGGCGTAAATCCAGACATAATAATAGGCTGTGCCGGCGGCGGTTCTAATTTGGGCGGACTTATATCTCCGTTTATGGGACGAAAACTTCGCGGAGAAGCTGATTACCGTTTTATTGCCGTTGAACCGGCATCTTGCCCGAGTTTTACACGTGGGAAATTTGCATACGACTACTGCGATACTGGACATGTAACGCCGCTTGCAAAAATGTATACGCTTGGCTCGAATTTTATTCCTTCTGCAAATCATTCCGGCGGTTTGCGCTACCACGGAATGAGTTCGATTTTATCACAGCTTTATGACGATAAACTGATTGAAGCTCGTTCGGTGACGCAAACGGAAGTTTTTGAAGCTGCCCGGCAATTTGCCAGAATCGAGGGTATTCTTCCCGCTCCGGAAAGCAGCCATGCAATACGTGCTGCAATCGATGAAGCTTTAAAATGCAAGAAAACAGGTGAAGAAAAAACAATTTTATTCGGACTTACCGGTACCGGATATTTTGATATGGCTGCGTATCAAGCGTTTAATGATGGGAAGATGAGAGATTATGTTCCGTCCGAAGCTGATTTGAAAAATGGTTTCGACGGTATTCCGCATTTTCCCGGAAATGATTTTTAATGTTGTCCGATAAATCCGATAAAGTGGAGAGAGTTGAATTGAGGTTTGCTTTATGGAAGAAAAGAGTTTTAACTCAAAACGTGTTATCATAGCCGGAGCCGGAATTTCAGGTTTAACGGCAGGTATTTATGCACGCCGCTTTGGATTTGATGTTACGATTCTTGAAAGCCATAATATTCCAGGCGGACTTTCTACAGCGTGGAAACGCAAAGGTTATCTTTTTGAAGGTGGAATGCACTGGCTTACAGGCTTTTCCGAAGAAATGCCACTCAACAGGATATGGAAAGAGACAGGTGCGCTTCAAGAAAATAATCCGATATTCAATGCCGCATCTTTTGTATACACGCTGGCAGCTATAACATGCTTGATGTTGGGAAGCAGCTATGAATATTGGAAAAAATCAAAAGATGACGGTTCTTACAATCGGAAAAAGCAAGATTTAATAGACAGATTTGTTTCGGTTCTCTGTGAATTTTTACCGGAGATAAAGTCAAAGATAGAGGTGACCGATGCGGCAACTGTCAGAAAGGCAGCACAATATCTTTGTAGAGACGACGACGTGGAATTCATATAGATTTTCATTTGACTTATGCCAGATGTTTATATATGATTTTAACATTGTTGCAACGTCCTTTCGTTTTCAGCTATAAAATTTTCAGGTGTACTCGATGAAAAAATATTTTTCCTTTCTTTTTACTGCAGTAGTTTTATTTACAACGATAAGTTGTTTCTATCAACCTTTGATATGTAATGTCTCTTATGATACGCAAGACAGCGGAAAACAATTTCCTGCCATCAGTGTAAGTTACGGTTCAAAATTGACTGATGCGCAGCTTCCAAATCTTAGTGCGGACGGGAAACTTTTTTGCGGCTGGTACAAAGAAAGCGGATGCACAACAAAATGGAACAAAGACACCGACACAGTCACCAAAGATATAACGCTCTACGCAAAGTGGCAAAATGCGTCACCGCTTATTCCTCTCGTGCCGTCTACTGAAGTTTTTACTGTAACATTCAACACGCGCGGGCTTTCGGCTGCACCCTCAGAGATTAAAGTTGCAAACGGAGAGACGATTTCAACCATGCCGGCAAATCCTACTCATTTTACTTGGGACTTTGAAGGCTGGTACAAAGATAAAAAGAACACTCAAATGTGGGACACTGCGTCCGACAAGGTAACAAAAAATATTACGCTCTACACAAAATGGAAGCCGAAATCCATTGGTGAAACTGATTTATGGAAAAGCAAAACAGACCGCCCCGACGACTATTACAGAATCCCCGCATTTGCTGAAACAAAAGACGGCACGCTGCTCGCTGTAACAGATTTGCGGTACAAACATGCGGCGGACGTTGGTGAATACGATGAGTGGGGCGGGTTTAGACCGTTTCACCCGCGACATATTCATAGAATTGATTTAATCTTAAAACGCTCTTTAGATTACGGCAAAAGTTGGTCTTCTCTCGACACTAATCTTACAAACGTTCCGGAAACGCCCGAATACGGATGCGGAGATGCCGCTATTGTAGCAGACAGAGATTCCGACGAAGTTCTTATCATTCATGTAAAAGGCAATGTACGCTATCAAGATGGCAAACAAAATGTCGCAATGTTGAAATCTTCCGACGGCGGGAACTCTTTTACTCCGACAGACATAACCGACCAAATATACGGAATGAACGCATCTTGGCAGCGTATGTTTGTTACGTCAGGGAAAATACACCAGTCCCGATTTGTTAAAGTCGATAAATACTACCGCATATACGCGGCGCCTTTGATTGGAGATTTTGGCAATACTGTTATATATTCGGACGACTTCGGAGACACGTGGAAAGTGCTCGGCGGCGATGCAACAGTAAAGCCAATTCCATCTGGAGACGAGGCGAAAGTTGAAGAACTTCCCGACGGAAGAGTTATTCTTTCAAGCCGCTTCGGAAACGGAAGGTATATAAATATTTTTACCTACACAAACAAAAATACGGGAGAGGGAAATTGGGGAACAGCTTCTCACTTGCAGTTAGGAAACGACGGCGGAACAAACGGAGAACTTCTGATTGTGAAAGCGTGTGCGGTAAACGATAAAACACCTGTTTATCTTGCATTGCAATCTATCCCTGCGGCAAGCGGTCGAAATAATGTAACAATATACTGGCGCACAATCACGGAGAACGTATCTCTTGATGAGTTTGTAACCGGCAGTGAATGGCGGCAATATCAAATCCATACCGGTTCAAGCGCATATTCAACGATGATTCAGCAAAAAGACGGACGAATCGGATTTTTATATGAACACAATGCGAAAAGTTCTCCTGCCGGTTACGACATTTGCTACAAAAGTCTCACGATAAGTGATATCACCGGCGAGCAATACGAAGCTGCGTTTTTGACACAATGATGTTTTTAGCCGTAATGTGCTAAGTTAAACTAAAATATTTGGAGTTGCAATGTCACATTTTCTTTACACAATCATAATTTATCCGCTGTATGCGCTGATTGAATGTATCTTTTCGCTTTTCAGCAAAATTACCGGAAACACAGGAATTTCTGTCATCGGGGTCAGTATCGGTGTTACTCTTTTTTGCCTGCCGTTGTATGCTGTTGCGGAAAAGTTACAGGAAGCGGAGCGCAAAAAACAAAAATCAATGCAGCCTATGCTCGAGAGGATTAAAGCGTCGTTTACCGGCGACGAGCGCTATATGATGACGACAGCTTATTAC includes:
- a CDS encoding NADP-dependent malic enzyme, with translation MNEIDKKALDFHKKYHGKIAVQSKVPLHSAEDLTLAYTPGVAAPCLEIKADKDKIYSYTSKGNAVAVVTNGTAVLGLGNIGAGAGLPVMEGKAILFKEFGGVDAYPICVNSLNSADVIKTVQLIADGFGGINLEDIKAPECFDIERELQKTLPIPVFHDDQHGTAIVVVSALINAFKIVKKDFENVKVVVNGAGAAGMAITRLLQSMNTKNIILCDRMGAIYSGRTEDMNPYKQEIAEITNAKKEKGMLSDVIKGADVFIGVSTAGCLTQDMARTMNKDAVVLAMANPLPEIMPDDAKKAGIRIICTGRSDFPNQVNNLLAFPGIFRGALDVRASCINLEMKIAAAHAIASLVPADKLCEEFVIPDPFDRRVAQAVAEAVKNAAKTSGVTCI
- a CDS encoding TrpB-like pyridoxal phosphate-dependent enzyme, producing the protein MCKNEIPYKIYLSEKELPIAWYNVRAEMKNKPAPLLNPETHKQIGLNELSQIFCEELAKQELNDTDKWIEIPEDIRKFYKMFRPSPLIRAYCLEEQLGTPAKIYYKFEGNNTSGSHKLNSAIAQAYYAKKQGLKGVTTETGAGQWGTALSMACAYFGLDCRVFMVKCSYEQKPFRREVMRTYGASVTPSPSDTTKVGRKILERFPGTSGSLGCAISEAVEAALSEDGYRYVLGSVLSQVLIHQTVIGLEAMTALDKYGVNPDIIIGCAGGGSNLGGLISPFMGRKLRGEADYRFIAVEPASCPSFTRGKFAYDYCDTGHVTPLAKMYTLGSNFIPSANHSGGLRYHGMSSILSQLYDDKLIEARSVTQTEVFEAARQFARIEGILPAPESSHAIRAAIDEALKCKKTGEEKTILFGLTGTGYFDMAAYQAFNDGKMRDYVPSEADLKNGFDGIPHFPGNDF
- a CDS encoding NAD(P)-binding protein, whose translation is MEEKSFNSKRVIIAGAGISGLTAGIYARRFGFDVTILESHNIPGGLSTAWKRKGYLFEGGMHWLTGFSEEMPLNRIWKETGALQENNPIFNAASFVYTLAAITCLMLGSSYEYWKKSKDDGSYNRKKQDLIDRFVSVLCEFLPEIKSKIEVTDAATVRKAAQYLCRDDDVEFI
- a CDS encoding InlB B-repeat-containing protein, yielding MKKYFSFLFTAVVLFTTISCFYQPLICNVSYDTQDSGKQFPAISVSYGSKLTDAQLPNLSADGKLFCGWYKESGCTTKWNKDTDTVTKDITLYAKWQNASPLIPLVPSTEVFTVTFNTRGLSAAPSEIKVANGETISTMPANPTHFTWDFEGWYKDKKNTQMWDTASDKVTKNITLYTKWKPKSIGETDLWKSKTDRPDDYYRIPAFAETKDGTLLAVTDLRYKHAADVGEYDEWGGFRPFHPRHIHRIDLILKRSLDYGKSWSSLDTNLTNVPETPEYGCGDAAIVADRDSDEVLIIHVKGNVRYQDGKQNVAMLKSSDGGNSFTPTDITDQIYGMNASWQRMFVTSGKIHQSRFVKVDKYYRIYAAPLIGDFGNTVIYSDDFGDTWKVLGGDATVKPIPSGDEAKVEELPDGRVILSSRFGNGRYINIFTYTNKNTGEGNWGTASHLQLGNDGGTNGELLIVKACAVNDKTPVYLALQSIPAASGRNNVTIYWRTITENVSLDEFVTGSEWRQYQIHTGSSAYSTMIQQKDGRIGFLYEHNAKSSPAGYDICYKSLTISDITGEQYEAAFLTQ